Sequence from the Mytilus trossulus isolate FHL-02 unplaced genomic scaffold, PNRI_Mtr1.1.1.hap1 h1tg000373l__unscaffolded, whole genome shotgun sequence genome:
aataagaAAGCTTTAGCATAAATTCAACAAAgaaagatagtcggtaagataaattcgttacatagtgtgcaaATGACCTCTCatcccatatggaatttactgaccctgtatatatcatattaggtcactaacacactatgtaacttATAATATTCATCAGAGTTTACGGTATCATAATGGCCTGATAAGGTAGGAAAAGATTGATTAGGTTGCAGAGCATACATACCATTATAATTTAATCCATTATCGTGCAAATGAGTGCGACCATAGTTTTCACATTAATTCATAGATCTTTCGGTACAAAGCTGACGCCAGACAATCCGAGAGTATTACCTCGTACACGCACGATTTCCCATTGTGTGtggttaatttttttgaatttatacCTTAAGTTTCAAACACAGGAATTGAATTTAATTTCCAAACATCTTCCGCTATTCGGATTACCCATATATTGCGATTATCCTGTGTGAACTTGTCATTCCATCAGAACATGCTGATTATATAAGTACTTGAAACTGTGGCTGATCCATTTATAAGTTCATCTAATGTGTCTTCTAAATGTACTTAAAAATAGATCCTGAGGGGAAAAAAATCCGTTAGCCGCAGATCAACATTCATTACTACTCAAAGTTGGTTTCGTTATAGAAATGCGGTATTAAGAGGAAATAGGAAATAggaaatacattgtaatattgTATTCTTAATCACCCCCCAAAAAAGTACCAAGTGCAAATTACGTAATGAAACAAGATGGCGATACACAATATAAAGATTTTCACCCAACATTATCCTACTATACAACAGATACTGCATAACAATAAATGTGGTTTCTAAATTAAAGTaccaatttcaatattttgagtgCAGATGAATTGTGTAAACATTTGAATCATTTCATATATTGAATctacaatttttatttgatttttgtggtattttatttttctttgtaagtgagtttaaattgttcatttctaTTTGGCTTCTTCATCTTTTTTTCGAAGactttgtaaatgtttgtttaacatttgtttgcTTGTATTGTTTACTAATGCGTGCTATTTATGTACGCtatttattgtattgttttttatttttccacTTTTATTCTCAatctttatattaatttttgtttatttcgtcTTTGTTTGTACTTTACTTATTTTTCTCCGAATATTATTTCTTCGTAACCGCATAAAAAAGCgaaaattaaacagaaaatataaaaaagaagtttgcactttatatgtgtatatttaagTAACACGataaattacataatataaattcaagtactcatgtttcataaaaacatttacttGCATTTGTATACACGAACAGACTTACCATCGTTATTAATTACAAACAGTTTCGTGAAGTCGTTATTAAAACACATTCCATACGAACGGTAAATGCCATTGTCTTTGTTCAGCATTTCTTCACAGTTTTCCCCATCTGATGATATTCTCTGTATGTTGTTGGCATAGTAACAACCGTAGTAAATGTTACCACGCCTGTCGCGTGTTACTCCTGCTAAACCTGAGACGTCCTTGCTATATACTTGTGTTCCATCTACTTTGATACAAAGGAGTTTGTCATGACATCTAACAATCAAATGATCATGAATATCATCGTATGCTATGACGAAAATATTATTAGATCCTTGTTGAATCGTTTTTAGAACTGTCCCATTGATGTCTAAGGTTTTGATAGTACCACCTGTACCACCAACGTAAATTCTGTCACGTCCAGCAGTAATACCATAACATGTAAATCCGACGTTAACTGTGTTGTCCTTTGTCATCTTTGTCGTATTGATGAATTGTATAGAATTCTCGTTAGGTAGGGTAATAACAGCTCTGTCCGTACCAGGTATCACAGCAACACAACAAGGTGCGGAGGAAAATTCTATCTCTGTCTCATAATCTTTACAGTCTCTGTAAACATACAGTTTGGTATCGGATGATGCTGTATTAGTAATGAGGAGCTTATTATTATCTGTCACTGATACACTCAAAATACTTTTTACCACAtcagtattaaattttaatactgTATCCTTCTTAAACCCTAGAATATTTTTCATTGGTTCTGCCTTTATCTGGGCTTGTTGAAATTTCTTTGGTTTGTATTGAACTTGACATGGTTGGACATACTCTGACAGTGACCCGAAAGACTCAAGCTTACCATATTTCTTTTCGTCAAAGGTTATATTGAATTCTTGTGAATCGGATACTATCTGCTGAATCTTGGCCTCGGCGCTATGAATATTTGTTACTTGTTGGCGAACGAATATAAAGAGCTGATTCTTAGATCCATGATCTCTCAAAAAATCCATCtcgtttttattttctataacatTGACCAAGACTTGcgatatttcttgcttttgtttgttgatttcCATTTCATGTTTTCATTGGAGAGATGACAAAGTGGTCGTTAATTCACGCTCCAAATCGtcaatttgtttcaaaaattttgatttcaCTGCTCGGATCTTCTTAGTTATTGTTGATTTAGATTCCTTCATAGATTGTAAGTTTGACTGTCTGTTATTGTCTAAAGCTTTCAAAGTTGTAATAATATGCGTCATGTCTTCCATAACATCGTTAAACAGTGCAGACTTTTTTACATCCTTCGAGGCAAGTTCCAATGGGAGTACGTTCTGACAAAGCCTGTGTTCATTAGATATGCAGGCTCTACAGCATACGATCTCATGGTCTATACAGAAATAATCCAATATCATTTCTGAATGGACATTGCAGTTTTTTATCGCAGGCATCAGTTTATTGGATCCGATGGACGTCAGGTCGATAACTTGGTGAGATTTGAAGGCTTTGAATCTGCAATGTGATTCATCACAGTCTGTACAAAGTCTTTCTTCACAGTCAGAGCAATACTTTGTTGCTGTTGAAGACTTGTCAGCTTCGGAACAAGGATCACATAAACTAGCCGATGCCATAAGAAAACTTCTAAAAAAAGGAGAGGTGTGGttttattatactttaaatcaaaagattttTCTTCATGTTCTGTATTGTATACAAGTTTTTCTAAGCAGTATAAGCAATTAACATTTGACAATCTAGAATTTAAACttaatctcattttttttttaaacgcaacttgtaattatttgaaatgatataTGACTAAAACTACCAGAGTCAAACCATCCATAGTCACATTTTGAGTTTTTCAGTATATTCAACTGCGAcattaaatacacaaaaactCAAACATGCATAAATGTAAGTGTTGCATGTTTGAAAACAAGGTAAACTAGCCTTTTAGGGGCCTTTTGGTGCTAACTGTTAAGTGTGAGCCACGTcaccgtgttgaagaccgtgcattgacctataatggtttactattacaaattgtgacttggatggaaagttgtctaatCATCCTAATGAAaactcattccacatcttcttataactACATTGTACAAATACCAATAAATATGGGGTGATAATGTTCCTCATTCATAATAACTTttcatcattaccgaactgaacaaagaaataacacgacgggtgccgtatacggtgcaggaaatgcttatccttccggaacacctgatttcactcccatTTTTTTATTGGAGTTCGTGttctttcttatttattatttataactgttgatgtaaatgtcgtTTGGTTTTGTAAGACTTtctttactccttggttttgattgttattgtctttcaaCCAGAACAGAAAAGGAATAAAATAGACGAAAGACATAATTTACCAAGTAAAATTGGCAATAAGCATATTCTAATGATTTGATCGTTTTCCTAATAATGCTAATTGTAATGTATTCACTACGCAAATCAAAGTATATCTGTATATTGTGGTACTAACCATTGTGTATAACATTCCGAACATTTGATATTGTTGAGCAGGATTTGCTCACCTTTTTGGaccacctgagatcaccccaaatGTTTGGTCGGGTTTGTGTTactttgtttttagttttctattttgtgtatCATGTGTATTGTGTTCTGTTATTTGTCTGATATTATGTCTCTGTTtaagtcatggcgttgtcagttgaaAGTTTAACTGTCCCACTGGTATCTTTCGACCCTCTTTTCTAATAACTACAATCTACCTATATTTTATAAGAGTAAAATATATACCCTACAACAAGCGATATCGATCATTTAAACGATTCGCACTTTCCTAACATAGATATGATTCGCACTTTCTTAACAGTGATTTTTGCCTGAATATCGATTACATAAAGAAGAATCAGAGAAAGAAAGATatccatttgaaacaaaattaatttatttacaaaatagaaTACTTTTAAAGTAACATGTGACTATCTTAACATAAACGGAATAAACAAaggattgttaaaatatttactttcggTTTTAATGGTATCTACCTAAGCTAGTTTAgctgttcataaaaaaaaatattacaaaattagaTTACATACCTGATTAATTTTCGTTAAGCTTCTAATTAAGAATAAAACCACGACGGTTCTACTGTTTAACTAGTAATTCTGGTTCTTGAAGACAACAGTAAAACACCTGTGTGATGTATGATGATTTTAAACACTACGTGGCGCTGTTAACAAAATAAGCACACTTCCtggttaaaaataaacacacaatttaaatacattttaaatcatGAAACATGaagtttcaatatttaaatcaaactatTTATTGCTAGAAGTGTATATA
This genomic interval carries:
- the LOC134702009 gene encoding uncharacterized protein LOC134702009, which translates into the protein MEINKQKQEISQVLVNVIENKNEMDFLRDHGSKNQLFIFVRQQVTNIHSAEAKIQQIVSDSQEFNITFDEKKYGKLESFGSLSEYVQPCQVQYKPKKFQQAQIKAEPMKNILGFKKDTVLKFNTDVVKSILSVSVTDNNKLLITNTASSDTKLYVYRDCKDYETEIEFSSAPCCVAVIPGTDRAVITLPNENSIQFINTTKMTKDNTVNVGFTCYGITAGRDRIYVGGTGGTIKTLDINGTVLKTIQQGSNNIFVIAYDDIHDHLIVRCHDKLLCIKVDGTQVYSKDVSGLAGVTRDRRGNIYYGCYYANNIQRISSDGENCEEMLNKDNGIYRSYGMCFNNDFTKLFVINNDGKSVRVYKCK